A single Nomascus leucogenys isolate Asia chromosome 14, Asia_NLE_v1, whole genome shotgun sequence DNA region contains:
- the GPR75 gene encoding probable G-protein coupled receptor 75 produces MNSTGHLQDVPNATSLHVPNSQEGNSTSLQEGLQDLIHTATLVTCTFLLAVIFCLGSYGNFIVFLSFFDPAFRKFRTNFDFMILNLSFCDLFICGVTAPMFTFVLFFSSASSIPDAFCFTFHLTSSGFIIMSLKTVAVIALHRLRMVLGKQPNRTASFPCTVLLTLLLWATSFTLATLATLKTSKSHLCLPMSSLMAGKGKAILSLYVVDFTFCVAVVSVSYIMIAQTLRKNAQVRKCPPVITVDASRPQPFMGVPVQGGGDPIQCAMPALYRNQNYNKLQHVQTRGYTKSPNQLATPAASRLQLVSAINLSTAKDSKAVVTCVIIVLSVLVCCLPLGISLVQVVLSSNGSFILYQFELFGFTLIFFKSGLNPFIYSRNSAGLRRKVLWCLQYIGLGFFCCKQKTRLRAMGKGNLEVNRNKSSHHETNSAYMLSPKPQKKFVDQACGPSHSKESVVSPKISAGHQHCGQSSSTPINTRIEPYYSIYNSSPSQEESSPCNLQPVNSFGFANSYIAMHYHTTNDLMQEYDSTSAKQIPVPSV; encoded by the coding sequence AGGATGTCCCCAATGCCACCTCGCTCCATGTGCCTAACTCACAGGAAGGAAACAGCACCTCTCTCCAGGAGGGTCTTCAGGATCTCATCCACACAGCCACCTTGGTGACCTGTACTTTTCTACTGGCGGTCATCTTCTGCCTGGGTTCCTACGGCAACTTCATTGTCTTCTTGTCTTTCTTCGATCCAGCCTTCAGGAAATTCAGAACCAACTTTGATTTCATGATCCTGAACCTGTCCTTCTGTGACCTCTTCATTTGTGGAGTGACGGCCCCCATGTTCACCTTTGTGTTATTCTTCAGCTCAGCCAGTAGTATCCCGGATGCTTTCTGCTTCACTTTCCATCTCACCAGTTCAGGCTTCATCATCATGTCCCTGAAGACAGTGGCAGTGATTGCCCTGCACCGGCTCCGGATGGTGCTGGGGAAGCAGCCTAATCGCACGGCCTCCTTTCCCTGCACCGTACTCCTCACCCTGCTTCTCTGGGCCACCAGTTTCACCCTTGCCACCTTGGCTACCTTGAAAACCAGCAAGTCCCACCTCTGTCTTCCCATGTCCAGTCTGATGGCTGGAAAAGGGAAAGCCATTTTGTCTCTCTATGTGGTCGACTTCACCTTCTGTGTTGCTGTGGTCTCTGTCTCTTACATCATGATTGCTCAGACCCTGCGGAAGAACGCTCAAGTCCGAAAGTGTCCCCCTGTAATCACAGTCGATGCTTCCAGACCACAGCCTTTCATGGGGGTCCCTGTGCAGGGAGGTGGAGATCCCATCCAGTGTGCCATGCCGGCTCTGTATAGGAACCAGAATTACAACAAACTGCAGCACGTTCAGACCCGTGGATATACCAAGAGTCCCAACCAACTGGCCACCCCTGCAGCAAGCCGACTCCAGCTGGTATCAGCCATCAACCTCTCCACTGCCAAGGATTCCAAAGCCGTGGTCACCTGTGTGATCATTGTGCTGTCAGTCCTGGTGTGCTGTCTTCCACTGGGGATTTCCTTGGTACAGGTGGTTCTCTCCAGCAATGGGAGCTTCATTCTTTACCAGTTTGAATTGTTTGGATTTACTCTTATATTTTTCAAGTCAGGATTAAACCCTTTTATATATTCTCGGAACAGTGCAGGGCTGAGAAGGAAAGTGCTCTGGTGCCTCCAATACATAGGCCTGGGTTTTTTCTGCTGCAAACAAAAGACTCGACTTCGAGCCATGGGAAAAGGGAACCTCGAAGTCAACAGAAACAAATCCTCCCATCATGAAACAAACTCTGCCTACATGTTATCTCCAAAGCCACAGAAGAAATTTGTGGACCAGGCTTGTGGCCCAAGTCATTCAAAAGAAAGTGTGGTGAGTCCCAAGATCTCTGCTGGACATCAACACTGTGGTCAGAGCAGCTCAACCCCCATCAACACTCGGATTGAACCTTACTACAGCATCTATAACAGCAGCCCTTCCCAGGAGGAGAGCAGCCCATGTAACTTACAGCCAGTAAACTCTTTTGGATTTGCCAATTCATATATTGCCATGCATTATCACACCACTAATGACTTAATGCAGGAATATGACAGCACTTCAGCCAAGCAGATTCCAGTCCCCTCCGTTTAA